The following coding sequences lie in one Anguilla rostrata isolate EN2019 chromosome 8, ASM1855537v3, whole genome shotgun sequence genomic window:
- the nrsn1l gene encoding neurensin 1-like produces the protein MASCSEMCGSGQGPAHDSCQRYGVRSYLHHFYEECTASIWERDEDFQVQRSPRRWSSVLWKVSLAFGTLMLIAGLITLTVGYAVPSKIEAFGEGEMVFVDSQAVRFNQGLHLSKLAGAALFCAGGILMAVGLLLSAFAKSHSKDEAYLQHKFKETIADMHAAAAHPITKAPTPGESKIPVTLSKVQNVQPTS, from the exons ATGGCTTCCTGCTCGGAGATGTGCGGGTCGGGGCAGGGCCCGGCCCACGACAGCTGCCAGCGCTACGGCGTCCGCTCCTACCTCCACCACTTCTACGAGGAGTGCACGGCCTCCATCTGGGAGCGCGACGAGGATTTTCAGGTTCAGAGATCGCCGCGCAGGTGGAGCTCTGTCCTCTGGAAG gTCTCTCTCGCGTTTGGGACGTTGATGCTGATCGCCGGGCTGATCACACTGACCGTGGGCTATGCCGTGCCGTCCAAAATAGAAGCCTtcggggagggggagatggTGTTCGTGGATAGCCAAGCCGTGCGCTTCAACCAGGGGCTCCACCTCAGCAAGCTGGCCGGGGCGGCGCTCTTCTGCGCGGGAGGGATCCTGATGGCCGTGGGCCTCCTGCTCTCCGCCTTCGCCAAGAGCCACTCCAAGGACGAGGCCTACCTGCAGCACAAGTTCAAGGAGACAATAGCAGACATGCACGCTGCCGCCGCCCACCCGATCACTAAAGCGCCCACACCGGGAGAGAGTAAGATCCCTGTCACACTGTCCAAAGTGCAAAACGTTCAGCCCACCTCCTGA